The following proteins come from a genomic window of Verrucomicrobiota bacterium:
- a CDS encoding NAD(P)-dependent oxidoreductase gives MKNKRISFVGLGRMGANIARHLCDRGYILSGVYDVAEDLAEKLGEELGVKACSSLSEVTGCSDIVFTVVTNDKAMEEIFLGKDNLLQNAEGTLFLNCATLSPEIHRKLETVAKEVGAETLEVCMASSIPQARNGELYLMIGGDERTFNGVRSLLDDLSKNLRYVGEAGKAAEVKALVNMVMNMNTAALAEGLGLADALGLDLKMLCEVFSQTGANSRVLETDAEDMLNKDHDCYFSAEHAAKDSGIALELAKSKSLQLPLAKATLSQYQKMVEMGLGQLDKSGVAELTFPGRSLH, from the coding sequence ATGAAAAATAAAAGGATTAGCTTTGTAGGACTCGGGCGGATGGGAGCCAACATCGCGCGTCATTTGTGTGACAGAGGATATATTTTATCGGGCGTATATGATGTAGCCGAGGATTTAGCTGAAAAGTTAGGCGAGGAACTTGGAGTAAAAGCATGCTCAAGTTTATCTGAAGTAACAGGATGCTCTGATATTGTTTTTACGGTGGTGACAAATGACAAGGCCATGGAGGAAATTTTCTTAGGAAAGGATAATCTCTTGCAGAACGCAGAGGGCACCTTGTTTCTCAATTGTGCGACACTTTCCCCTGAGATTCATAGAAAATTAGAAACGGTGGCTAAGGAGGTTGGTGCGGAGACCTTAGAGGTTTGTATGGCCTCAAGTATTCCTCAAGCAAGAAATGGTGAGCTTTATCTAATGATTGGTGGAGATGAACGTACTTTTAATGGGGTGAGAAGCCTTTTGGATGATTTAAGCAAAAATTTACGCTATGTAGGAGAAGCGGGTAAGGCAGCTGAGGTCAAAGCCCTAGTGAATATGGTGATGAATATGAATACTGCTGCTTTAGCAGAAGGACTTGGTCTAGCTGATGCATTAGGTCTTGATTTGAAAATGCTGTGCGAGGTTTTTAGTCAGACGGGTGCAAATTCCAGGGTGCTTGAAACAGATGCCGAGGATATGTTGAATAAAGATCACGATTGTTATTTCTCGGCTGAACATGCGGCTAAAGATTCTGGAATAGCCCTCGAGCTGGCCAAAAGCAAATCACTGCAGCTGCCATTGGCAAAAGCTACTTTGAGTCAATATCAAAAAATGGTAGAAATGGGCTTAGGACAATTAGATAAGTCTGGAGTGGCAGAGCTAACCTTTCCAGGTAGGAGTTTACATTAA
- a CDS encoding arylsulfatase, giving the protein MKNLSIYLTLISAWMIATSVAKGPNMIVIIVDDMGYSDIGCFGSEISTPHIDQMAKEGLVFTNFTNAAKCTPSRTSLMTGLYMSEQNKKPFITIPQALSHYGYDSYAVGKWHIAIKEPLGMGFKKFYGFLPGATNFFTVQAANRGESVLQENETMLTPDEDFYCTTAFTDKAIEYIYQRNKEKPFFLYLAYNAPHYPLQAPKEEVMKYRGKYKEGWTKLRTQRFAGLKAKGIIPKDAKLSDSEIQTEPISKRENLDWDTLTDEQKDFQDLRMATYAAMIDMVDQDIGRLIAKLKSEAIYENTCIIFLSDNGACPFERTHTETRKNKYMPWDPRSFYCYNEAWANACNTPWRRYKQNQHEGGIATPVIVHWPVGVKNPGRVDSERAHITDIHPTLFELAGGEQPQTFEANEIPPTRGISFAPTIFNREREKHKEIYYRYSQYSALWQSGMKLVNNEKLYDIRLDRIEENDLSQKFPERFEAMKKRWLELDQNIRGKKKGKSSDKTKKKKNDAQ; this is encoded by the coding sequence ATGAAAAATTTAAGCATCTATTTAACTCTGATAAGCGCATGGATGATTGCTACAAGTGTAGCTAAAGGTCCTAATATGATCGTCATTATAGTTGATGATATGGGCTATTCTGATATCGGCTGCTTCGGTAGCGAGATCAGCACACCCCATATAGATCAAATGGCCAAGGAAGGGTTGGTCTTCACAAATTTTACCAATGCCGCTAAATGTACTCCCAGTCGAACAAGTTTGATGACCGGGTTGTACATGTCTGAACAGAATAAAAAACCATTCATTACTATCCCCCAGGCGCTCAGTCACTATGGCTATGATAGCTACGCCGTTGGCAAATGGCATATCGCTATTAAAGAACCTTTGGGCATGGGCTTTAAGAAGTTCTACGGATTTTTACCTGGAGCCACCAATTTTTTCACCGTGCAGGCCGCTAATAGGGGAGAATCCGTTCTCCAAGAAAATGAAACCATGCTCACGCCTGATGAAGACTTTTATTGCACGACAGCCTTTACTGACAAGGCCATTGAATACATCTATCAACGCAACAAGGAAAAGCCGTTTTTCTTATACCTGGCCTACAATGCACCTCATTACCCTTTGCAAGCGCCTAAAGAAGAAGTGATGAAGTATCGAGGAAAATACAAAGAAGGTTGGACAAAACTCCGGACCCAACGTTTTGCAGGCCTAAAAGCTAAAGGCATCATACCAAAGGATGCTAAACTTTCTGATTCGGAGATCCAAACAGAGCCTATCAGTAAAAGAGAAAATCTAGATTGGGACACACTCACTGATGAACAAAAGGATTTTCAGGATCTACGCATGGCCACCTATGCAGCCATGATAGATATGGTAGATCAAGATATTGGGCGCCTCATAGCTAAGCTCAAATCTGAGGCCATCTATGAGAACACCTGTATCATTTTTCTTAGCGATAATGGTGCCTGCCCCTTTGAACGAACACATACTGAAACGAGAAAAAACAAATACATGCCCTGGGACCCCAGATCCTTTTACTGCTATAACGAAGCCTGGGCCAATGCCTGTAACACTCCTTGGCGTAGGTATAAACAAAACCAACATGAAGGAGGTATTGCTACGCCCGTCATCGTGCACTGGCCCGTAGGTGTAAAGAACCCTGGGCGAGTAGATTCTGAACGGGCGCATATCACCGATATTCATCCGACGCTTTTTGAATTAGCCGGTGGGGAACAACCCCAAACCTTTGAAGCAAATGAAATTCCACCGACTCGGGGCATCAGTTTTGCTCCCACTATTTTCAATCGGGAGCGAGAAAAACATAAGGAAATCTACTACCGGTACAGCCAATACTCTGCCCTTTGGCAATCGGGCATGAAGCTAGTTAACAATGAAAAACTCTATGACATCAGGCTAGATCGCATTGAAGAAAACGACCTCAGTCAAAAATTCCCTGAACGCTTTGAAGCGATGAAAAAACGCTGGCTTGAATTAGATCAGAACATCCGCGGCAAAAAGAAAGGGAAATCCTCAGACAAAACAAAGAAAAAGAAGAACGATGCGCAGTAA
- a CDS encoding TolC family protein, with translation MKFNSCWAYQKTAFFVLGIFLGILPPTYSKEKKSTSTSSTLKLGIGECYQRALARSEALALSKEAIRQTEIAYSQALSAVLPEISLVFRERIRNLSSGGSSFDDGGSGFSSSGGGRYRFDTQLQVSQSIFRGFRDYHVLGALEANQRASQSDYKRDQQTLFLDTSDLYYQILTQRRDLEILYELDRALLDRTNELSERVELGRSRESELLAARTEYADNKAVIQQVRGLLSASKELMAFLLGRPASSFILIDDKNGQQAGELAEYLVKIGVRPDIQAQEERVFASQKEVSASRAAFWPSIDFRFNWLALEDPERSEEWNMFFTAELPIFDGGLRAADLSESKSQSRSSQLSLSQLRRLAEYDIRLAYSNFTATARQMIQLREAVQVAKESLAAQKNDYQLGRASNLDVLNALIRYEEVNRRFAVTGYLMKSNLNALHIAAGEIPFQPQQN, from the coding sequence ATGAAATTTAATAGCTGTTGGGCATATCAAAAGACTGCATTTTTTGTGCTGGGTATATTTCTTGGTATTTTACCTCCAACTTATTCCAAAGAGAAAAAGTCGACTAGTACCTCCTCTACTCTAAAGCTTGGTATAGGTGAATGTTATCAAAGGGCCCTTGCCAGGAGCGAAGCCCTTGCTCTTAGCAAGGAAGCTATTAGGCAGACAGAAATTGCCTACAGTCAGGCATTGAGCGCGGTATTACCTGAAATCAGTCTGGTCTTCCGGGAGCGTATCAGAAATCTATCCAGTGGCGGCTCAAGTTTTGATGATGGTGGATCAGGCTTCTCTAGTAGCGGGGGAGGACGTTATCGATTCGATACGCAGCTCCAGGTTAGCCAGTCTATTTTTCGAGGGTTCAGGGACTACCATGTTCTGGGTGCTCTAGAAGCCAACCAACGTGCTTCACAATCCGATTATAAACGGGATCAGCAAACACTTTTTTTGGATACGAGTGATTTGTATTATCAAATACTAACTCAGCGGAGAGATCTAGAGATCCTTTACGAGCTTGACCGGGCTTTGTTGGATCGGACTAATGAACTTTCTGAGCGCGTGGAACTGGGTAGGTCGAGAGAAAGCGAACTCTTGGCTGCACGCACCGAGTATGCCGATAACAAAGCAGTTATACAGCAGGTAAGGGGGTTGCTTAGTGCTAGCAAGGAGCTTATGGCTTTCTTACTTGGCCGGCCAGCAAGTTCCTTCATCTTGATTGATGATAAAAATGGCCAACAAGCTGGGGAGTTGGCCGAATATCTTGTAAAAATTGGTGTTCGCCCAGATATTCAAGCTCAGGAAGAAAGAGTCTTCGCTTCGCAAAAGGAGGTATCTGCAAGCCGAGCCGCTTTCTGGCCCTCCATAGATTTCCGTTTTAACTGGCTGGCATTGGAGGACCCCGAACGTTCTGAAGAATGGAATATGTTTTTCACAGCAGAGCTGCCTATCTTCGACGGTGGGCTAAGAGCTGCTGATCTGTCCGAAAGTAAGTCACAGTCTCGCTCTTCTCAACTATCCTTGAGCCAATTGAGGCGGCTGGCAGAATACGATATTCGCCTAGCTTATTCCAACTTCACAGCGACAGCTCGCCAGATGATCCAGTTGCGGGAAGCTGTCCAGGTGGCAAAAGAAAGCCTTGCCGCGCAAAAAAATGATTATCAGCTAGGCAGAGCCAGCAATCTAGATGTACTAAATGCACTTATTCGCTACGAGGAGGTCAATCGCCGCTTTGCTGTAACAGGCTACCTCATGAAATCTAATCTCAACGCGCTTCACATTGCCGCCGGGGAAATCCCCTTTCAGCCCCAACAGAACTAA
- a CDS encoding efflux RND transporter permease subunit → MTLSEFSIRRPVFAWMFMSALIVFGAIGLLRLGISQMPDVDFPVIEVVVTWEGAAPELIESEIVDQIEEEVVQIEGLKKITSTMRQGAANIKLDFDINRNVDAALQEVQAAVSDNDYPLDMDPPRLRKRNPEDQAILWVGVASERPIMELIRLADQSLTNRFEIIPGVGEVILGGFVEPSLRIWMDNNLLKKYELTVQDIVNAVRSEHSEIAAGYIDNKRQEFNVRTMGEEFSPEDIGNILITQRGSQPIYDTAIRIKDVARVEDGLSDIRRRSYISGVQGLSIGIKKQRGANQVEIARAVRALVEELDKELPDDIYFQINADFSKFVEDTLRDSKRELLVAGLLTALICYFFLGSLRSAMNVGLAIPTSILGTFIIMYFAGFTLNLFSLLALALAVGIVVDDAIMVLENIVRHFHMGKNKVQAARDGANQVFFAAIATTVVLVSIFLPVAFMEGVIGKFFFQFGITMSAAVLLSTVEALTLTPMRCAALMSRREGTVFFYKPVTTLLDRLRDLYKTLLHIPVHYPWIVIGMALLSIPLAYLLFNKLPKEYVPPQDQGFFLILGRTPVGSSLDFTEEKIFQLQKWFKEEETIDSWFASAGGFNNLTNESFSTVNLVPPDERPSQQVIMKKARDELASIENFFTIVPDQQIRGLTQGRNYPIAFNIRGPDYGVLQNKAREIIESLNKTGLVVGLDTDFRIDMPELRIIPDRQAAAARGVSMQNIGETIRAALGGVREGKFTSGGERYDVRIRLEKDQRLSPESINDLQIRTLYGELIPLSDVVRTEVKSTVQQVSRINQQRAVSIFGNVAEGKSQAEAINEALRISRETLDESYSVHLEGGSEAFAEAFDNLKFSLLLAIILSYMVLASQFNSFLHPIAILVALVPAGLGAFFGLWIMGQSINLFSSIGIILLVGISTKNSIMLVEFTNRLRVEENLSVRDAIYQAGTIRLRPILMTTVATIGAAIPIFLGLGAGSETRSPMATAVIFGMLISTSVTLFVTPAVYKILSAVERARPGEENYQFQD, encoded by the coding sequence ATGACCCTTTCTGAATTTAGTATCCGCCGACCTGTCTTTGCCTGGATGTTCATGTCTGCTCTAATTGTTTTTGGCGCTATTGGTCTTCTACGCCTGGGTATCAGTCAAATGCCCGATGTTGATTTTCCAGTTATTGAGGTAGTGGTAACCTGGGAAGGAGCTGCACCCGAACTTATTGAATCAGAGATAGTCGATCAGATTGAAGAGGAGGTGGTGCAGATTGAGGGACTAAAGAAAATCACATCAACTATGCGTCAAGGTGCCGCAAACATCAAACTCGATTTTGATATCAACCGAAACGTTGACGCTGCGCTACAAGAAGTGCAGGCAGCTGTCAGTGACAACGATTACCCCCTTGACATGGACCCACCCAGGCTTAGGAAACGCAATCCTGAAGATCAAGCTATTCTTTGGGTTGGAGTTGCCAGCGAACGTCCCATCATGGAACTCATTCGTTTAGCCGATCAGTCTTTGACAAACAGATTCGAGATCATTCCTGGGGTTGGAGAAGTTATTCTGGGTGGCTTCGTTGAACCTTCCCTACGCATATGGATGGATAACAACTTGCTTAAGAAATATGAACTGACCGTGCAAGATATAGTCAATGCCGTAAGATCAGAACATTCGGAAATCGCCGCTGGTTATATTGATAACAAACGCCAGGAATTTAATGTCCGCACTATGGGTGAGGAGTTTAGTCCGGAGGATATTGGAAATATCCTTATCACCCAAAGGGGCAGTCAGCCCATTTATGATACAGCTATCCGCATCAAGGATGTCGCGCGTGTCGAGGATGGACTATCCGATATTAGACGCAGATCTTATATTTCAGGTGTTCAGGGATTAAGCATTGGTATAAAAAAACAACGGGGAGCTAATCAGGTAGAAATAGCTCGTGCGGTTCGCGCTTTGGTTGAGGAGTTGGACAAGGAATTGCCTGACGATATTTATTTTCAGATCAACGCCGACTTTTCCAAATTCGTCGAAGATACGCTTCGCGATAGCAAAAGGGAATTGCTAGTCGCCGGCTTGCTAACTGCTTTAATCTGTTACTTTTTTCTTGGCTCACTTCGCTCCGCTATGAATGTGGGGCTGGCCATTCCTACTTCCATTCTTGGAACATTTATTATTATGTATTTTGCCGGTTTTACCTTGAATCTCTTCAGCTTACTGGCTTTGGCATTAGCGGTTGGTATTGTGGTGGACGATGCCATTATGGTACTGGAAAACATCGTACGTCATTTTCACATGGGCAAGAACAAAGTGCAGGCCGCACGTGATGGGGCCAACCAGGTCTTCTTTGCGGCCATCGCCACCACTGTGGTCTTGGTTTCTATATTTCTGCCTGTGGCCTTCATGGAAGGGGTTATCGGGAAGTTCTTTTTTCAATTCGGGATTACCATGTCGGCAGCCGTTCTGCTTTCCACAGTCGAGGCACTCACTTTGACCCCGATGCGCTGTGCAGCTCTCATGTCGAGAAGAGAGGGTACCGTCTTTTTCTATAAGCCTGTAACGACCTTGTTAGATAGGCTGCGCGATCTCTACAAAACCCTGCTCCACATTCCCGTTCATTATCCATGGATTGTCATTGGCATGGCGTTGTTGAGCATTCCTTTGGCTTACCTGCTATTTAATAAACTACCTAAGGAATATGTTCCTCCTCAGGATCAAGGTTTTTTCCTGATCCTTGGCCGAACCCCGGTAGGTTCATCTCTAGATTTTACTGAAGAAAAAATATTTCAGTTACAGAAGTGGTTTAAAGAGGAGGAAACCATAGACAGCTGGTTTGCTTCTGCCGGAGGTTTCAATAATTTGACCAATGAAAGTTTCTCTACTGTCAACCTTGTCCCACCAGACGAACGTCCATCACAACAAGTGATCATGAAGAAAGCTCGCGATGAGCTCGCAAGCATTGAGAATTTTTTTACCATTGTTCCCGACCAACAGATCAGAGGACTTACTCAGGGAAGGAATTACCCCATTGCATTTAATATTCGTGGGCCCGATTACGGTGTCTTGCAAAACAAAGCGCGGGAGATTATCGAAAGCCTGAATAAAACCGGCTTGGTAGTCGGGTTAGATACGGACTTTCGCATTGATATGCCTGAGCTTCGTATTATTCCCGACAGGCAGGCAGCTGCAGCAAGAGGTGTGTCTATGCAAAACATAGGCGAGACCATCAGAGCGGCACTTGGAGGTGTTCGTGAGGGTAAGTTCACCAGTGGAGGAGAGCGTTATGATGTTCGGATTCGATTGGAAAAGGATCAACGCCTATCTCCAGAATCTATCAACGACTTACAAATCAGAACTTTATACGGAGAACTTATTCCGCTTTCCGATGTAGTTCGCACCGAAGTGAAATCAACCGTGCAACAGGTATCCAGAATAAACCAGCAACGGGCTGTATCTATTTTTGGAAATGTTGCCGAAGGCAAATCCCAAGCGGAGGCTATTAATGAAGCTTTAAGAATCAGTAGGGAAACATTAGATGAGAGCTACAGCGTTCATCTAGAGGGGGGTTCTGAGGCTTTTGCAGAGGCATTCGACAACCTTAAATTTTCACTGCTTCTGGCAATCATTTTATCTTACATGGTGCTGGCTTCTCAGTTTAATAGCTTTCTTCACCCCATCGCGATTCTTGTCGCACTGGTTCCCGCCGGCTTGGGAGCATTTTTTGGTCTATGGATCATGGGGCAATCTATCAATCTGTTCTCTAGTATTGGAATTATTCTGCTCGTAGGAATCTCGACGAAGAATTCCATTATGCTGGTGGAATTCACCAATCGTTTGAGGGTTGAGGAAAATCTTTCTGTTAGGGATGCTATCTACCAGGCAGGGACCATACGCCTGCGCCCTATCCTTATGACAACTGTTGCCACCATAGGTGCCGCCATACCCATTTTTCTGGGTTTAGGTGCGGGCTCCGAAACGCGTTCCCCAATGGCAACTGCTGTTATATTTGGCATGCTTATTTCAACAAGTGTCACCTTGTTTGTAACCCCCGCGGTCTATAAAATTCTCTCTGCGGTTGAAAGAGCTCGTCCAGGAGAAGAGAACTATCAATTTCAGGATTAG
- a CDS encoding sulfatase-like hydrolase/transferase, producing the protein MNRKILKIQAIIMSLLTMFHAAFAEQPNIILILTDDLGYGDLGMTGHPYIKSPNIDRLAAEGLFFEQGYMSSAWCAPSRAAIMGGYFPARYFQSDHELDYNKPTLASVLKDAGYTTAHYGKWHMSGRGKTDPTPDMYGFEESFISNGNPKNGGWTPEERKQPHWREMTTSRYIDLSIDFITRKKDVPFFVNVWLFPTHSYIDPTPEMLEVYKDLEVSIDDFENPLQKEFLEFIAQHGSVQDAMRAYCSDVTFLDSEIGRLLEKLKELDLKDNTIVIFSSDNGPAPIFKKAGLPKRYKETPTLLNNVGSAGPYRNRKVSLYDGGTHVPFIVRWPKKIKPGKVDPTTIFTGVDLMPTLAVFAGAQVPGDLDGEDLSGAWLAEPVQRQKYHYWNDRPGWSTLRHKQWKAHLNKGEFQLYDIYKDKSESKNVADQHPELSKEYLSALKKWDSSVVPNYKSKDKNK; encoded by the coding sequence ATGAATAGAAAAATACTGAAGATCCAGGCCATCATCATGTCTTTATTGACGATGTTTCATGCAGCTTTTGCTGAGCAACCTAACATCATTTTGATATTAACGGATGATCTTGGCTATGGTGATTTGGGTATGACCGGACATCCCTATATTAAATCACCAAATATTGACCGTCTGGCAGCGGAAGGCTTGTTTTTTGAACAAGGTTATATGTCAAGTGCTTGGTGTGCGCCATCCCGAGCAGCCATAATGGGGGGGTACTTCCCGGCGCGTTATTTTCAATCAGATCATGAGCTAGATTATAACAAACCCACGTTGGCCAGCGTGTTAAAAGATGCAGGGTACACCACAGCTCACTATGGTAAGTGGCATATGAGTGGAAGGGGAAAGACGGACCCAACTCCTGATATGTATGGTTTTGAAGAGTCATTTATTTCTAATGGCAATCCCAAGAACGGAGGATGGACACCTGAAGAGCGTAAGCAACCACACTGGCGAGAAATGACAACGTCGAGATACATCGATTTGAGCATCGACTTTATTACAAGGAAGAAAGATGTTCCCTTCTTTGTAAACGTTTGGCTATTTCCAACTCATTCTTACATTGACCCGACTCCTGAGATGCTAGAGGTCTATAAAGATCTTGAGGTATCTATAGATGATTTTGAAAATCCTCTGCAGAAAGAATTTCTGGAATTTATTGCCCAACACGGTTCTGTTCAAGATGCCATGAGGGCCTATTGCTCAGATGTCACTTTTTTGGATAGTGAAATTGGACGTTTATTAGAAAAGCTCAAGGAATTAGATTTGAAGGATAATACAATTGTCATCTTTTCTAGTGATAACGGCCCAGCACCAATTTTCAAGAAAGCTGGTTTACCAAAACGCTATAAAGAAACGCCGACTCTTTTGAATAATGTTGGTTCCGCTGGTCCTTACAGAAACAGAAAAGTCTCCCTTTATGATGGCGGCACGCATGTTCCTTTTATTGTCCGCTGGCCTAAGAAAATCAAACCAGGGAAGGTCGATCCCACTACTATCTTCACAGGTGTGGACTTGATGCCTACACTCGCAGTATTTGCAGGAGCCCAGGTGCCTGGGGATCTTGATGGAGAAGACTTAAGTGGAGCATGGCTTGCTGAGCCCGTGCAAAGGCAAAAATATCATTATTGGAATGATAGGCCAGGATGGTCAACTCTCAGGCACAAGCAATGGAAAGCACATCTGAACAAAGGAGAGTTTCAGCTCTACGATATCTACAAGGATAAAAGTGAGTCAAAGAATGTTGCTGATCAACACCCTGAGTTATCAAAAGAGTATTTATCAGCATTAAAGAAATGGGATTCATCGGTGGTACCTAACTATAAGTCGAAAGACAAAAACAAGTAA
- a CDS encoding sulfatase-like hydrolase/transferase, which translates to MSPPVQSKIEQVQSNIIFVLVDDMGYADLGCHGGEIKTPHIDLLAAQGIRFTQMCNTAKCMPSRACLLTGVYAQQCGIDEKSLDIKNAVTLGEVLKTAAYRTFASGKHHGKENLHDRGFDHYYGLGG; encoded by the coding sequence GTGAGTCCACCTGTTCAGAGTAAAATTGAACAAGTACAGTCAAATATCATTTTTGTTTTAGTAGACGACATGGGGTATGCGGATCTTGGATGCCATGGTGGTGAAATAAAGACGCCCCATATAGATTTATTAGCTGCACAAGGTATTCGTTTCACGCAGATGTGTAATACGGCCAAGTGCATGCCTTCGCGTGCCTGTTTATTGACGGGTGTTTATGCTCAACAATGTGGAATAGATGAAAAGTCTCTTGATATTAAAAATGCAGTCACTCTCGGTGAAGTATTAAAAACAGCTGCTTATCGAACTTTTGCTTCCGGTAAGCATCACGGCAAAGAGAATCTACACGATCGTGGATTTGATCATTATTATGGTTTGGGGGGATAG